The genomic window CCGCGGGCGGCGGGGCGGGCGTCGTGTCGCGTCGCGGTGGCTCGACGGCGGCCGGAGGCGGCTCGTCCCCGAAGTATCGGGTGAGCAGCCCCGTGATGATCCGCTCGGCGTCCACCGCCGTGAGGAGCCGGCGCGCGAGGGTCCGGAAGCCCGTGACGGCCGCGCCGTCGATCTCCGCCCGGAGCCGGGCGAGCCGCGCGAGCTCCAGCGCGCGATCCTCTGCGTCGCGCTCGGGGAGCGTCTTCTCGATCGGGAAGATCTTGTAGGTCAGCCTGAGGAAGTACAGGTTGCCGATGTCCTGCGGCGCGATGAGCGAGATCGCCGCGCCCGCCCTGCCCTGGCGCCCGGTCCGCCCGGTCCTGTGGATGTACACCTCGAGCGACTCGGGGAACGTGTAGTTGATGACGTGGCTCAGCTGCGAGATGTCGATGCCCCGCGCGGCGACGTCCGTCGCGACGAGGAACCGCAGCTTGGCGCTCCGCGTCGCGGCCATGACGCGCTCGCGCTCGGCCTGCGACAGGTCCGAATTGATCCAGTCGGCGTTGTAGCCCGCGTCCTTCAGGTACCGCGCGACCGCCTGGGTCTCGTCCTTGGTGTTGCAGAAGATGAGCGCCGAGTCCGGGTTCTCCTGCTTGATCACGCGCACGAGCATCCGGAGCCGATCCGAGCCCGAGACCAGGTAGACGAAGTGGCTGATCGCGGCGGCGGCGATCTCGTCGCCGGACACGGAGATGATCGACGCGCCCTCCATGTACCGCCCGGCGAGCCGCTGGATGTCCTCCGGGATCGTCGCCGAGAACAGGAGCGTCTGGCGCTGCGTCGGCAGGCCGCTCATGATCTCGGAGAGCTCCTTCTCGAACCCCATGGAGAGCATCTCGTCGGCCTCGTCGAGGACCAGTATCTTGAGCTTCTCGAAACCGATCGTGCGCCGCCGCATGTGATCCAGCACGCGCCCGGGCGTGCCGACCACGATCTGGGCGCCCGCGCCGACCTCCTCGACCTGCTTCGTGAACGACGCGCCGCCGTACACCGCGACGCTGACGACGCCGCTCCCCTTGCAGATGGCGTCGACCTCCCGCGAGACCTGGAGCGCGAGCTCCCGCGTCGGCGCGAGCACGAGCGCCTGGATGCCCCCCTTGGGATCGAGCTTCATCGCGAACGGCATCCCGAACGCGGCCGTCTTCCCGGTGCCGGTCTGGGCCTGGATGATGAGATCCTCGCCCGCGAGCACGCGCTCGTACGTGTGGACCTGGACCGGCGTCGGCTTCTCGAAGCCCATCGCCGCGATCGCCTTCGCGAGCGGCTGCGAGAGCTTGAACTCCTCGAACGAGGACGGCTCCTCGGGGGCCTCGACGGAGGGCTGTTCGGTCACGTGATCGGGATTGGTCATCTTTCTCTCTTTTCCAAAATCGCCACTCATTTGCATCCGAACGCCGTACATACCCCCCAGCCGGACTCGGGGTCAAGGCGGGGCGTCGCGGGCACCGCGCGGCGCGAGATCCGTTTCCGCACCTCGGCGCGAAGGGGTATGCTCCTGTCATCTGCGGGAAGGGCACGATGAAGCGGCGCCTATCCACTCTCGCGGCGTCGGCGGTTTCGGCCGTCCCGGCCGCCGCGTCCGCCA from Pseudomonadota bacterium includes these protein-coding regions:
- a CDS encoding DEAD/DEAH box helicase; translation: MTNPDHVTEQPSVEAPEEPSSFEEFKLSQPLAKAIAAMGFEKPTPVQVHTYERVLAGEDLIIQAQTGTGKTAAFGMPFAMKLDPKGGIQALVLAPTRELALQVSREVDAICKGSGVVSVAVYGGASFTKQVEEVGAGAQIVVGTPGRVLDHMRRRTIGFEKLKILVLDEADEMLSMGFEKELSEIMSGLPTQRQTLLFSATIPEDIQRLAGRYMEGASIISVSGDEIAAAAISHFVYLVSGSDRLRMLVRVIKQENPDSALIFCNTKDETQAVARYLKDAGYNADWINSDLSQAERERVMAATRSAKLRFLVATDVAARGIDISQLSHVINYTFPESLEVYIHRTGRTGRQGRAGAAISLIAPQDIGNLYFLRLTYKIFPIEKTLPERDAEDRALELARLARLRAEIDGAAVTGFRTLARRLLTAVDAERIITGLLTRYFGDEPPPAAVEPPRRDTTPAPPPAVERRSPPEETESIPPEPEGAEGEDGFGHAVEGGREIFIDAGRKDGLRISGLMKDIVAVSGLPRTAIGRVRMLTRATFIAVPDDSYDKVFEALGKLEIDGRRLRVEPAVEK